TTGTAGAGGTTGATTACAAAGCCTATTTGTTAGACGGAACTATTTATGATGAAAGAGAATCTATTATATTAAATTTAGGCTTAGTTATTGATGGCTTAAGAGAAGGTGTTCAACTTTTAAAAGAAGGCGGAGACGCAACTTTATTAATACCTTATCAATTAGCTTTTGGAGAAAGTGGCAATAGCTCTGGTTCAATTCCTGGAGGTACTGTTTTAATTTTCGAAATAAAACTTAAGGCTTCTTATCCTGATTATAAATCTCAAAATGATGCTTCAATTTTAAAATATATTGATGATAATAATTTAGTAGCAACAAAAACAGATTCTGGCTTATACTATGTAAAAACCAAAGAAGGTGATGGAAATAAACCAGCAAGTAGCACTGCTAATGTTACTGTTACTTATAAAGGTTACCTATTAAATGGAAGTGTTTTTGACGAAAATTTAAACGGGTTTACCACAAACCTAAATAACGTTATTTCTGGTTGGACAGAAGGAATTCAACTTTTTAAAGAAGGAGGAGAAGGAATCCTTTTAATCCCTTCTAATTTAGCCTATGGTGAAGCTGGAAATGGTACTATACCCGGAGGAGCCGTTTTAGTCTTTGAAATAAAATTGATTAGTGTAAACTAACCCAATTTAAAACTCATAAAAAAAGCGAAACTGATTAAGTTTCGCTTTTTTTATTTTATAATATATACGTTAATTCAAATCTTGCAATAACACTTCAACGGCTTTTTTAAGTTGATCATCTTCTCCCCTTGCTTTCCAACCTGGTTTATTTTGCACTAAAACATCTGGTACTGCAGGTCCATTTTCCATATTCATACCAGATTCTTTAACATACCATGCTCTGTATGGCATTCTAATAGAACCGTCTTGTAATCTTTGAGAACCGGTAGAAATTACGGCACCAAATGTTGGTTGTCCAACAACTTTGCCTAGCTTAAAACTTTTAAAAGCATGTGCAAAAATTTCTGCGTTAGAATAACTGCTTTCGTTAGTTAAAGCAACTAAAGGCTTTGTATTTACAGCCAATAAAGCTCTTTCATTAAAAGGATAATTTCCTGCAAACTTCTTGTTATCTCTTTGTAAATTATCTGTAGCTCCTCTTGGTACTGTATAAGAATGTTGTTGTACCGTTAAAACTGCCATTAAACGATCTGTGGTCCAACCTCCACCATTATTTCTAACATCAATTACAATTCCTTTTTTACCATAACCACTTGCTTTTAGTTCTCTTTCAAAACGCTCAAAGCTTGGTAAATTCATACCCTGTATGTGAATGTATCCTAATTGTCCGTTAGAATATTCATCTACTAACTTTTTTCTAGAGTTTATCCACTCTTCATATCGTAAATTACTAATCGTTCTGGTAGATTCTGTTCTTACCACAACTTCTCTTTTATCAGCTAGATCTAATAAGATTTCATTTTCAGAACTATTTTTCAACAAACTATAAAAGTTAGTATTTTCTTTAATTTTCACTCCATTTACAGCAGTAATAACATCTCCTTTATGCAAAGAAACATTGTTTTTTGTTGCAGCAGAGTTTGGTAAAATAAAATTGATTTTAACGCCATTTTTCACATTAGAAACATCTAAACCTAACAATCCTATTTTATCATCAGAAACCTTTTCTGGAGTTGCTCCTCTATAGCCCATATGACTTGCATTTAATTGCCCTAACATATTATTAAACATAAAAGAATAATCTTGCTTGGTAGCTGCTGCCAAAACCATAGGTCTATATCTTTCTACAATCTTACTCCAATTATAACCATGATATTTAGGATCATAAAAACCTGCTGTTATAGCTCTAACTCCTTCTTCAAAAACTTGTTCATTTAATTTACTAAAATCCGTTGTATAGGTTGCAGAATGAGAAAAAGAAGCTACTTTATCTGTCTTTAAGTTTAATGATTTTAATTGTCCTTTAGAAGAATAATATAAATTATCCTTATGCAAACTAAATCCATTTACACTAGAAACATCTTTAACTAATTTTGCTTTACCTCCTTTTAAATCTATTTTATAATACCCATTTTGTTGTGTTGCTGGGTCTGTAGCAGAAATATACATACTTTTACTATCTGCACTAAAAAGTCTACCATACTCATTACCTGCCCAATTAGTTACCTGAACTAACCGATCGTAAATTTTATCTTCATCTATTTTTACATGTACAACAGGCTTTTCTACCTTGCTTTTAGCTTCTTCTTTAGTGCTATAATAATCGCCATCTTCAAAATCTGTTTTTGTTTTTTCCCAATCAGATTTTTCTAACCAAATCATCCAAGTATCATAATTTATTCCGCCTCTATCTCCTGCTCTATTAGAAACAAAAGAAAGTTTTTTTCCATCAGGACTCCAAACTGGAGAAGAATCTGACCTTGGATGCATAGAAACATTCATTTTCTTTGATGGATTTTCTATAGATTGAATATAAATTTCACTGTCAAAATTTAAGTCTTCTTGCGAGTAAGCAATGTATTTACTATCCGGACTCCAAGAAACGCCTTCTGCTGCTGCCCAAGAATCTGAGTAACTTTTTGGGCTTACTATTTTACCATCTTTTAAGTCTGCAATTATTAATTGACCTCTACCAACTCTGTAAGAAATTTTCTTTCCGTTTGGTGCTACTAAAGGTTCAAAAACATCTATTTTACTTTTTGTAAGTCTCGTTATTTTTGTTTTTAAACTTCTGCTTAAATCAACTTTATCATCAGTAGAAACCACTTTATAAAGTTCATTTTGACCATCTCTATCCGATAAAAAACCTAATGTATTATCATCTATCCAAAAAGGATTATCATCTTTAAAAGGATGCTTACTAACGTTATTGCTTTTTATTTTATCCTTATTATTTTCTTTTACAAAAATTTCGCCATTAATACTTAAAGCAATTAATTTACCATTAGGAGATACTTGTACATCTTTAATTCCGTTAGATACCGTTTCTGTTTCTTTTAACTCAAATCTATTATCTGTAGTTAAGTTTAGGTTTATTTTTGATGTTTTATGATTCTGTATTTTAAAAACATCTAACCCACTGTTGTAAACAACACTTCCATTATTACTTACAGAAAAAGATAATACTCCATTCACTTTTAAATCTGTTAATTTATTTTCAGTATCACTTTTACTTCCATCTACATTTAAGGATGTTTTGTAAATATTGTATCTACCGCTTTTAGAACCTATATAATACAGGTTGTTTTGAGCGTCCCAAAGTGGAGAGTGATCATTTTTATTACTAGTAGTAATTTGAAAATATGCTTTCGTTTTTAAATTATAAACCCAAATATCTCTTTGTGCAGGACCATTATAATCTTCTCTAGAAATTCTACAAGTTCCTTTTACAAAAGCAACAAAATTACCATTTGGAGAAATTGAAGCCTGACTACCTAAAGCGGTCATAAAACGATTTGGAGTTTCTCCGTTTTCATCAATTTTATAAATAGATGTTTCTCTTTCTGTTCCTTTGTAAATTCTATTACTAGAAAATATAATTTCACCATTAGAGTTCCATTGACTAGGTGTGTCTGTTGTTGGATAAAAGGTTAATTGCTCTGGAATTCCGCCACTTAAATTCGTTTTGAAAATATTGGTGTTTTTTCTTCTGTTTGATGTAAAAACTAATTGACTACTATTTGGATTCCATATAGGATTACTCTCATAAGCCTGATGAATGGTTAACCGCTTAGTTTGGTTAGTCATTAAATCTAAAACCCAAATATCCCCGTCATAACTAAATGCCATTTTAGAAGCATCCGGACTGATAGAAGGCATTCTTATAAAAGTGTTTTGGGCAGTTAAAAGAGTTGTAGTACAGAATACTACAAACACAAATAAAGTTTTTTTAATCATTATAGTAAGGTATTTAATGACTAAAATAAACTTTATTAAATGCTTAGCCTTTTTTAAAAGACTCTTTAAGAAATATTTAAGAATTCCTTAACTAATTATCGGTTTTATAAAATCATCAATCTTATCAATTCCGTTTAAACCTAAATTCTTTATAAATGCAGAACCAATTATAGTTCCGTTTGCATATTTACAAGCAGTAGTAAATGTCTGTTTATCAGAAATACCAAAACCAATAATTAGATTACTCTTTAAGTTCATACTTTTAATTCTTTCGAAATACGCAACTTGATTGTTAGAAATATCACCTTTTGCCCCTGTAATAGAAGCAGAAGCCACCACATAAATAAAAGCTTTAGAATAAGCATCTATCTTTCTAATTCTTTCTTCGGATGTGTGCGGAGTTATTAAAAACACATTTGTAAGTCCGTATTTTTCAAATAAATCTTTATAATGATTTTCAAATTCTACCATTGGTAAATCTGGTAAAATAACCGTTTCGATACCACAATCTACTACTTTCTGGCAAAATTTATCTTCACCATATTTAAGCATCTGATTTAAATATCCCATTAAAACTAAAGGTGTTTTATTGGTTTCTTTAACCGTCATTAATTGATCAAAAATAAGATCTAAATTAATACCGTTTTCTAATGCTTTCTGGCTACTATCTTGTATAGTTGGTCCGTCTGCTAAAGGATCTGAATATGGCAAACCTACTTCTATAAAGTCTACACCACTTTTTTCTAGTTCTGATATCACTTTAGTGGTATCATCTAATTTTGGATATCCACAAGTAAAATAAATAGATAATAAATTTTTATCTTTTCTCTGAAATAATTCTTGAATTGAATTCATATTTATGTTGTTTTGTCAGTTCGAGTAATTTTCGATTTTTTGAGAAAATTGTATCGAGAACTAATTGCATCTCGATACAAATTTATTCATTCCTCATAAATTCACTCGATGTGACATTAGTTTCAGTCTTCTAAGTGATTGATATACGTTTCTAAATCTTTATCTCCTCTACCCGATAAATTTACTACCACAACTTGGTCTTTTCTAAATTTAATTTTTGGTAAAACAGCCAAAGCATGCGCGCTTTCTAAAGCAGGAATAATTCCTTCTATTCTAGTTAATTCATAAGCGGCAGCCAACGCTTCTTTATCGGTTGCATCCATAAATTTGGCTCTTTTACTTTCATATAAAAAAGCATGTAAAGGGCCAACTCCCGGATAATCTAAACCTGCAGAAATAGAATAAGGCTCAACAATTTGTCCGTATTCATCTTGCATTAAAATGGTTTTAGAACCATGAATAATCCCTACTTCTCCTAATTGAGAAGTGGCAGCACTTTCTCCAGAATTCACTCCCAAACCAGAAGCTTCTACAGCAATAAGTTCTACATCTTCATCATCCATATAATGATAAAAAGCACCAGCAGCATTAGATCCTCCACCAACACAAGCAATTATTGTATCCGGATTTTCTTTTCCTGTTTTCTCTTTTAATTGCCATTTAATTTCTTCGGATATTACCGCTTGTAAACGGGCCACCATATCTGGATATGGATGTGGGCCAACAACAGAACCAATTAAATAAAAGGTTTCAGGATGCTGAATCCAATATCTTATTGCCTCGTTTGTTGCATCTTTTAAAGTTCTACTTCCGCTTAAAGCAGGAATTACTTTTGCACCCAACATTTTCATACGAGCAACATTTGGCGCTTGACGCTCAATATCTTTTTCTCCCATAAAAACAGTACACTCTAAGCCCATTAAAGCACAAACAGTAGCGGTAGCAACTCCGTGTTGCCCTGCGCCTGTTTCTGCAATAATTTTAGTCTTCCCTAATTTCTTAGCAACTAAAATCTGACCTATAGTATTGTTTATTTTATGTGCGCCTGTATGGTTTAAATCTTCTCGTTTTAAATAAATAAAAGCGCCATATTTTTCTGATAAACGTTTTGCCAAATACAACGGACTTGGGCGACCAACGTAATCTTTTAATAACGATTTGTATTCTTCTTGAAACTCATCAGATTCTAATATTTGAATGTAATTATCTTCTAATTCTTTCACATTTGGATATAACAATTCTGGAATGAATGCGCCTCCAAATTGTCCGTAATAACCGTTTTTGTCTGGGTGAAATTTTGATTTCATATTTTATAATATTCTGTCATTGCGAGGAACAAGGCAATCTCTTAATTAATAAGCAGATTACTTCACTACGTTCGTAATGACGTTCTTTTTAAATTTTTCTAATTCTTCTATTTTCTTAACTCCTGGTTTACTTTCAAACTGACTATTTACATCTAATGCATAAATTGGTAAATCTGATTTCATTATTTTTTTAACCTCTTCTACATCTTCCAATCCAATACCTCCACTTAAAAAGAAAGGTACATCAAAAGGATATTCCTCTAAAACAGACCAATCGAATTTTGTTCCGTTTCCTCCTCTTTCCTTTCCTTTTGTATCAAACAAAAAGAAATCTACAACTTCTAAATAAGGCTTTAAAACGTCAAAATTAAACTCGTCTTTAATACCGAAAACCTTAATAACCTCAACTTCATTTTCAGAAATGTAGTGCTTGTTTTTTTGCTTTTTGATACTTTTATTTTCTTCAATCTTTAGTTCTCGACTGCGCTCGAACTGACATTTTAATTCTTTTATATAATCAACAGATTCATCTCCGTGTAATTGAATAGCGTCTATTCTGTATTCTTCTACTAAAGAAATTACAATCTCTGGATATTCATTTACAAAAACACCTGTTTTTTTGATTGATTTTGAAAACTCTGGAATAATTCCTTCAAAATTTCTTTTTGATTTTTCATAGAAAATAAAACCCAAATAGTCAGGTTGCAAATCCGCAACTTGTTGGATATTCTCTACATATTTCATTCCGCAAACCTTGAGCTTCATTCTTTTTATGGTTTAATTGTGTAAATGTTTAATCGTGTAATTATTTATACTCAAACTCTTTTTTACACAATTCAACAATTACACGTTTACACTTTTTTTTAGTGTATTTGATTGATAAAATCTAAACAAGCTTCTCCCGGATTATCAGTTTTCATAAAATTTTCTCCAATTAAAAATCCTTGAAAACCAAACTCTTTTAATCCTGTAATAATTTTAGGATCAGAAATTCCGCTTTCAGAAACTTTTAAACACGTATCCGGAATTTGACCTGCTAACTTAATTGAATGCTCCAAATCGACTTCAAAAGTATTTAAATTTCTATTGTTGATTCCGATAATTTTATTGTCTAAATCGTTAATCTTATCTAAATCTTCTTGCGTATGAATTTCATACAAAACTTCTAAACCTAAATCTGTTGCTAAGTTTCCGTAGTTTTTTAATTCGGTTGCTGTTAAACAAGACGCAATTAATAAAATGACATCTGCACCAATTGCTTTTGCTTCTACAATCTGAAATCCATCAACAATAAAATCTTTTCTTAAAATTGGTTTTTGTTGGTTGATGATTCTTGCTTCCATCAAATCAGCCATAGAACCTCCAAAAAAAGAAGTATCTGTTAAGATAGATTGTGCCGCCACATTTGCATCTAAATAGCCATTAGTAACTTCTGCAATGGTTGCTTTGTCATTAATAATTCCTTTAGAAGGAGATTGACGTTTAAATTCTGCAATAATACCTGTAGAACCAACTTCTAACAACGATTTTTTTAATGAAAAAGTTGTTCTTCCAAAACTAGGGCTTTGTACTAATTTCTGAACAGGAACTTCGGCTTTTATCTTAGCTATTTCCTTCTTTTTAAATGCGATTATTTTATCTAAAATTGTCATATAATTAATTATGAATTTTAAATTATGAATTACGAGTTCTAGTTACATTAATTCATAATTCGTAATTGTTCATTAGTAATTGTTACTTACGAATTTGTATTTCTTACTGTTTTTTGAATACTTCCGATAATTTTTAAAATTTCGTCAATATCTGTCAATAATGATTCCGATTCTTTATCTGATAAAAAGTCAGTATCTTTTAATAAACGAATCCAATAATGAGATTCTCTTGCTTCCTTATAAGCAATCGTTAATTTAGCAAAAAAGTCTTTTCTACTTTGTCCTCCAATTGCTTCTTCAACATTTGCTCCAATTGATGTTCCTGAGCGTAACAATTGTTTACTCAACACAAACTCTTTCTTTTCTTGAGATAAATGTTTGTATAGTTTAACAACTCGAACTGCGAAATTATAACTTTTGATTTGAATTATATTATCCTTTTTCATAAGTCGTAATTTCTAATTCGTAATTGTTAATTATTTACTATTTATCTTATTATTCCGTCATTGCGAGGTACTAAGCAATCTGTTCATTTAAATTACAAGATTTCTTCAGTCACAAACTTCGTTTGAGTATCTTCAATTAAAAAATATTTTAATTTCAATAATCTTCGGAATGACGTTTTATTTATTACTATTTATTTTTTTATTTCTATAACTTAAGAAAAAGTAAATTACAACTCCAACAATCAAACCAACCAAAGTCTGTTTTATAACATCTTTTGTTTGAAGTCCTACTGCTGCTCCCATTATTAAAAAAGCAGGAATTACTAGAATTATATTTTTTTTCTTTTTTGCCATTTTATCTTGTTTGTCATTGCGAGGAACGAAGCAACCTTTTTTTATAAACAGATTACTTCACTCGTAACCTCGTTCGTAATGACGTTCTAATTATAAACTTACTAATTTTTCTAATGTTTGTTTTGCTTTCAATCCAAAAAGCGAATCTTTTGCTTCATTAAAAGCTGCATCAAAAGGTTTGGTTTCATCAACAATTGTTAACGCAAAAGCAGCATTTGTTAAAACCACATTATTCTGTGCTTCTGTTCCTTTTCCTTCTAAAATAGCTTTGAAGATTTTTGCTGCATCTGCCACTGAATTCCCTCCAAATATTTCTGATTGCTGAATTCTTTTCTGCCCTAAATCTTCTGGATTTATAATTTGTTCTCCGTTTTTAGTAAAGAACTTGAATCCGCTTGTTAACGAAATTTCATCATAACCATCTAACGCGTGAATAATACCATAATTGATATCTTCTTCTTGCAAAATGTAATTATACAAACGTGCAATTTCTAAATTGAAAGTCCCTAACATATGGTTTTTAGGTGAACTTGGGTTTACCAAAGGACCTAACATATTAAAGAACGTTTTTAATGCCAACGCTTTTCTTGTAGGACTTACAGCTTTCATTGCTGGATGAAATTTTGGAGCGTGTAAAAAGCAAATGTTTGCTTTCTCTAAATGTGCTCTCAAAATGTTTTCATCATTGGTGAAATTGTACCCAAAACTTTCTAACATATCAGAAGAACCAGACTGAGAAGACACGGAGTAATTACCGTGTTTAGCTACTTTTTGTCCTGTTCCTGCAACTACAAAAGAAGTTAGTGTTGATATGTTAAACGTATCTTTTCCATCGCCACCTGTACCAACAATATCTATGGTATTATAATCTGATAAATCTACTTTTATAGCCAATTCTACCAACGCATCTCTAAAACCAGCAAGTTCATCTGCAGTTATTGGACGCATCATAAAAACCGTCATAAATGATGCTAAATGCGCATCATTGTATTTCTCTGCAGCAATATCTTTTAAGATTTGTGTTGCTTCAGATTTAGACAATCTCTCGTGATTATATAATTTGTTAAGTATATTTTTCATTTATGCTGAATTTATTTCAGTAACTAATATGTCCGTTCGAGCGCAGTCGAGAACTAAATTAACCTCTCGACTGCGCTCGAGGAGACATTTTACTTATTTGCATTAATAAAATTAGTAACCAACTGCTCACCAACATCTGTTAAAATAGATTCTGGATGAAACTGAACCGCAGATATTGGAAATATTTTGTGTTCAATTGCCTGAATTAATCCATCTTCATCTCTTGCGGTTACTTGTATTTCTTTTGGAAAACCTTCGTCTGTTGCTGCCCAAGAATGGTAACGTGCCGCCATAAATGTTTCTGGAACATCTTTAAAAATAGTGGCTGAAGGGTCTGAGACCCTCATCTCTGTGGCAACTCCGTGAAAAACATCGTCTAAATTGATGATTTTTCCTCCGAAAACTTCTGTAATTGCTTGTAAACCTAAACAAACTCCGAATATTGGTTTTACACCGGCGTATGTTTTAATGACTTCCTTTAAGATTCCTGCTTCATCCGGAATTCCTGGACCTGGAGATAACATAATGATATCATACGTGCCTACATCTGCAATACTGATTTCGTCGTTTCTAAAAACTGCAGGAAAGTTTCCTGTAATTTTCTCTACCATATGAACTAAGTTATAGGTAAACGAATCGTAATTATCTAAAATTAATATTTTCATGTTTTTTCTAATTGTCATTGCGAAGCAAATTTTTCATTTGCTGTGGCAATCTGTTTATTTATTAAGAGATTACTTCGTCGGAAAAACTCCTCGTAATGACTTAAAATTGACTATCTGCGTTAGGGATTGAAACGGCATCCTTTTTTTCTTTTTCGGAAAAAAGATATAGTGGAAAGCCTATTAAAACGCCCTAAATATTTTCTGCTAAAATTAACGCTTTCTTTAAAGCTGCTAACTTATTATTTACTTCTTGTAATTCTTTTTCTTCGTCGGAATGAATAACGATTCCTGCGCCTGCTTGCGAATATAAAACATTGTTTTTACTAACAAAAGAACGAATGGCAATGGCCAAATTTACAGAACCATCTAAACCGATAATTCCGACTGCTCCTCCGTAAAAACCACGGGTTTGATTTTCATATTTATCGATCAACTCCATTGCTTTGTACTTTGGCGCGCCACTTAAGGTTCCGGCAGGAAAAGTGTCTCCAACAATTTCTATTGGGTTTCCTTTAATCTTACCTCTAACCGTAGAAACCAAGTGAATTACGTGGCTAAAATACTGCACTTCTTTAAATACCTCAACAGTAACTTTATCGGCATGTTTGCTTAAATCGTTACGGGCTAAATCTACCAACATTACGTGTTCTGCCGTTTCCTTTTTATCTTCGGATAATTTTTTACCCAACTTAATGTCTTCTGCCATATCGCCCGTTCTTCTAAACGTACCTGCAATAGGATTGATAGTGGCTTTACCTGCAGAAATTTTAATTTGTGCTTCTGGTGAAGATCCCATTAATTTGAATGAACCGTAATCGAAATAAAATAAATATGGCGACGGGTTTATAGAACGTAATGCTCTATAAACATTGAATTCGTCTCCTTTAAATTTTTGTTGAAATTGGCGTGACAAAACCAATTGAAAAACATCACCTCTTTTACAGTGTGATTTTGCTTTTCTAACATAATCGATAAATTCTTCTCCTGTTGTATTTGAAGTTTCTTCGCCTACAATTTCGAATTTTTGTGTATTAAAAGATTGTGCATCTATAATAGTTTGAACTTCTTTAATACGAGATGCTGTACCTTCTTCTACATTTTCTATCAGCGTCATTTCATCATTAAAATGATTGATGGCAATAATAAAACGGTAAAAACTGTATTGCATTTCTGGAATTGCAGAGGGTGCTTTTTTGTTTTTAAATTGAATATTCTCAAAATACTGAACAGAATCAAAGGTTGTATACCCGTACAATCCGTTGAACGATTTTAATTCGGCTGGACACTCTAAATCTATAGCATTGGTAAACTTATCAAACAATTCATAAAAGTTTTTGTTGATAGGTTGCTGATCTAGTTGTGTTCCTTTATGAGAAACAGAAAACTGATAATCGTCCACTTTCATCGTTAAAATGGGCTCTACCGCAATAAATGAAAAACTTTCTTCTTTACTATGATAATCTGAACTTTCTAACAACAAAGTGTTAGCGTATTTATCTCTAAAACGCAAATACAAACCAACCGGTGTAACGGTATCTGCAATCTTTGTTTTGTGAATTGTTTTAAACTGTAATTTTTTCATGTTACTTTTTGTTTGGTCTAGCGCAGTCGAGACCTTTTTAGAACCTCTCGAGAACTGCGTTCGATACTTTCAACCAAATATATTTTGGTTTTAGTAATGCTCGAGGGAACATTTGTCTATTCTTTTTTACTTTGGATGATTTAAAAAATCATCATAAAAAAAAGGCTTATCGTGAGATAAGCCTTTTTTAATTTATGTTATATATACATATAGGATTCTTCTCACTTATGAATTAAGAGAGTTCCACCACCAAGTATTTTTTGTATTGTTTTTCATTCTGAAACAAAAATAAGATAGATTTTTAAAATAGGCAATGTTTAGATAGATTTTATTTAAAATAAAATCATTATTAAACTGAAAAAGAATTGTTTAGTTTGATTGAAAATGGTAACTTTATGTACATCTAAACAATATATAATGCATCAATAATATTGATACACTATGTTAGCAAAAATAAAATGAAATATAAAAATATAACTGTTGCTGGAAGTGGTGTTTTAGGTTATCAAATTGCTTTTCAAATTGCTTTTCAAGGTTTTAACGTAACTATTTACGATATTAATGATGAAGTTTTAGAAAAAGCAAAATCAAAATTTAAAATAATCGCTAAGGCTTTTAAATCAGATTTAAACGCAACTCAAGAACAATTAGATATAACCTTTAAAAACTTAACTTATACTTCAAATTTAACAGAATCCGTAAAAGATGCTGACTTATTGATTGAGGCTATTCCAGAAAATATAGCAATAAAAATAAGTTTTTATGAGCGCTTAGCTAAAGTTGCTCCCAAAAAAACAATTTTTGCTACAAATTCATCTACACTTCTACCAAGTCAACTTGCTGATTCCACAGGAAGACCAAAGCAGTTTTTAGCTTTACATTTTGCTAATAATATTTGGAAACATAACACGGCAGAAATAATGGGACACCCTACAACAGACCCTAAAATTTTTAAAGACTTAATTATATTTGCTAAAGCAATAGGAATGTTACCATTACCTCTACACAAAGAGCAACCTGGATATATATTAAACTCATTATTAGTACCTTTATTAAGCGCTAGCTTAGACTTATTAGTTAAAGAAGTGTCTGACCCTTATACAATTGATAAAACATGGATGAAAGCTACTGGAGCTCCAATTGGTCCTTTTGCAATATTAGATACTGTTGGTATAAACACGGTTTATAATATTAACTTATCATCTGCAGAAGAAACACAAGAACCACTTGCCTTTAAAACGGTAAAATACTTGAAAGAAAATTTTATTGATAAAAATAAATTAGGTATTTCTACAGGTGAAGGTTTTTACAAGTATCCAAACCCTAGATTCTTAGATTCTGATTTCTTAAAAATAAAACCATAACAACTTAACTCTACTTATTAGCAGCTTAAATACTTAATCATAAATTTTGTCTTTAGTAGCTTTTAGGCTTTTTTTGAAGTGTGTTTTAATAAAGTCTGCCAAATATT
The nucleotide sequence above comes from Polaribacter butkevichii. Encoded proteins:
- a CDS encoding FKBP-type peptidyl-prolyl cis-trans isomerase codes for the protein MKSYVYLFFSLILFTSCVGNDSPTFEPQTEADILEYISENNLNTAKTNSGLYYVINNEGTGTRPTENDIVEVDYKAYLLDGTIYDERESIILNLGLVIDGLREGVQLLKEGGDATLLIPYQLAFGESGNSSGSIPGGTVLIFEIKLKASYPDYKSQNDASILKYIDDNNLVATKTDSGLYYVKTKEGDGNKPASSTANVTVTYKGYLLNGSVFDENLNGFTTNLNNVISGWTEGIQLFKEGGEGILLIPSNLAYGEAGNGTIPGGAVLVFEIKLISVN
- a CDS encoding S41 family peptidase, yielding MIKKTLFVFVVFCTTTLLTAQNTFIRMPSISPDASKMAFSYDGDIWVLDLMTNQTKRLTIHQAYESNPIWNPNSSQLVFTSNRRKNTNIFKTNLSGGIPEQLTFYPTTDTPSQWNSNGEIIFSSNRIYKGTERETSIYKIDENGETPNRFMTALGSQASISPNGNFVAFVKGTCRISREDYNGPAQRDIWVYNLKTKAYFQITTSNKNDHSPLWDAQNNLYYIGSKSGRYNIYKTSLNVDGSKSDTENKLTDLKVNGVLSFSVSNNGSVVYNSGLDVFKIQNHKTSKINLNLTTDNRFELKETETVSNGIKDVQVSPNGKLIALSINGEIFVKENNKDKIKSNNVSKHPFKDDNPFWIDDNTLGFLSDRDGQNELYKVVSTDDKVDLSRSLKTKITRLTKSKIDVFEPLVAPNGKKISYRVGRGQLIIADLKDGKIVSPKSYSDSWAAAEGVSWSPDSKYIAYSQEDLNFDSEIYIQSIENPSKKMNVSMHPRSDSSPVWSPDGKKLSFVSNRAGDRGGINYDTWMIWLEKSDWEKTKTDFEDGDYYSTKEEAKSKVEKPVVHVKIDEDKIYDRLVQVTNWAGNEYGRLFSADSKSMYISATDPATQQNGYYKIDLKGGKAKLVKDVSSVNGFSLHKDNLYYSSKGQLKSLNLKTDKVASFSHSATYTTDFSKLNEQVFEEGVRAITAGFYDPKYHGYNWSKIVERYRPMVLAAATKQDYSFMFNNMLGQLNASHMGYRGATPEKVSDDKIGLLGLDVSNVKNGVKINFILPNSAATKNNVSLHKGDVITAVNGVKIKENTNFYSLLKNSSENEILLDLADKREVVVRTESTRTISNLRYEEWINSRKKLVDEYSNGQLGYIHIQGMNLPSFERFERELKASGYGKKGIVIDVRNNGGGWTTDRLMAVLTVQQHSYTVPRGATDNLQRDNKKFAGNYPFNERALLAVNTKPLVALTNESSYSNAEIFAHAFKSFKLGKVVGQPTFGAVISTGSQRLQDGSIRMPYRAWYVKESGMNMENGPAVPDVLVQNKPGWKARGEDDQLKKAVEVLLQDLN
- the trpA gene encoding tryptophan synthase subunit alpha, producing MNSIQELFQRKDKNLLSIYFTCGYPKLDDTTKVISELEKSGVDFIEVGLPYSDPLADGPTIQDSSQKALENGINLDLIFDQLMTVKETNKTPLVLMGYLNQMLKYGEDKFCQKVVDCGIETVILPDLPMVEFENHYKDLFEKYGLTNVFLITPHTSEERIRKIDAYSKAFIYVVASASITGAKGDISNNQVAYFERIKSMNLKSNLIIGFGISDKQTFTTACKYANGTIIGSAFIKNLGLNGIDKIDDFIKPIIS
- the trpB gene encoding tryptophan synthase subunit beta produces the protein MKSKFHPDKNGYYGQFGGAFIPELLYPNVKELEDNYIQILESDEFQEEYKSLLKDYVGRPSPLYLAKRLSEKYGAFIYLKREDLNHTGAHKINNTIGQILVAKKLGKTKIIAETGAGQHGVATATVCALMGLECTVFMGEKDIERQAPNVARMKMLGAKVIPALSGSRTLKDATNEAIRYWIQHPETFYLIGSVVGPHPYPDMVARLQAVISEEIKWQLKEKTGKENPDTIIACVGGGSNAAGAFYHYMDDEDVELIAVEASGLGVNSGESAATSQLGEVGIIHGSKTILMQDEYGQIVEPYSISAGLDYPGVGPLHAFLYESKRAKFMDATDKEALAAAYELTRIEGIIPALESAHALAVLPKIKFRKDQVVVVNLSGRGDKDLETYINHLED
- a CDS encoding phosphoribosylanthranilate isomerase — translated: MKLKVCGMKYVENIQQVADLQPDYLGFIFYEKSKRNFEGIIPEFSKSIKKTGVFVNEYPEIVISLVEEYRIDAIQLHGDESVDYIKELKCQFERSRELKIEENKSIKKQKNKHYISENEVEVIKVFGIKDEFNFDVLKPYLEVVDFFLFDTKGKERGGNGTKFDWSVLEEYPFDVPFFLSGGIGLEDVEEVKKIMKSDLPIYALDVNSQFESKPGVKKIEELEKFKKNVITNVVK
- the trpC gene encoding indole-3-glycerol phosphate synthase TrpC gives rise to the protein MTILDKIIAFKKKEIAKIKAEVPVQKLVQSPSFGRTTFSLKKSLLEVGSTGIIAEFKRQSPSKGIINDKATIAEVTNGYLDANVAAQSILTDTSFFGGSMADLMEARIINQQKPILRKDFIVDGFQIVEAKAIGADVILLIASCLTATELKNYGNLATDLGLEVLYEIHTQEDLDKINDLDNKIIGINNRNLNTFEVDLEHSIKLAGQIPDTCLKVSESGISDPKIITGLKEFGFQGFLIGENFMKTDNPGEACLDFINQIH